The nucleotide sequence CGTTTTTCCGCCGTCAAATCGAAACGTTTATAAAAAACGCCAAATGCGCCAAGTAAAACGATAATTAATACAATAAAAAGTGGAATATATTTTTTATTCATTTTAATTTTCTCTTTTTGTCATTCCGTAGGAATCTCTACAAAATGTGTCGAAAAACTAATTTAGATTCCTACGGAATGACAAATGTTGTAATAATTTATTTTTTCTTCTCAACAAACTTGGTGGCAAAGAACAAAGCAATACCGATAATTAAAAGGAAATAGCAAACGTCTCTTGTGTCAATTTGACCTCTTGTAAATGCCAGAAAATGTTGATAAAATCCAATATTTTGCAAAATATAATCTGCGCCACCCATCAATTTATAACTTGCCAATTGCTCAATCCCAAAATAAAGAATAAAACAAAGGAAAACGCCCAATAGATAAGCCATAATTTGGTTCGATGATAATGATGATGCTAAGATCCCGACTGCAGAAAAAGCGGCAATCAAAATAGTCAAACCAATATAACTTCCGAAAGTCATACTTCCATCGATATTACCTTCCGGAACGCCTAAAACATAAACCGTGTAATAATAAACAAGCGACGGCAGCAAACATAAAACACCAACCAGCCAAACGGAAAGGAATTTGCCGCCAACAATTTCGGTGATTTTTACCGGTTGCGAAAATAGCCAAAATAAAGTGCCGGATTGCTCTTCCTCAGCCAAAGTTCTCATACTGATTGCAGGAATAATGAACATAAAAAGCCAAGGAGAAAGCACAAAGAAACTTTGTAACGTGGCGCTTCCAATATCGAAAATATTAAAATTATTCTCGAAGAAGAACAGGAATAATGCGGAAATAACACTGAAAGCAGCGATGATGATCCACGCACTCCAGTTTCCGAAAAAATTCCAAAGTTCTTTTTTAAATATAGCTATCATAATTTAGTTGATGGTTGTTGGTTTGTAGTTGATAGTTTTATTTTTTCTTGTTTTTGTTAACCACTTTAACAATAGAAGTTATCAGAATAATGATTCCGAAAAATCCGAATAATAACTGCCACCAATATTGTATAACGGAATATTTAAGAATTACTGTAAAAACTACGGCGAATAAAATAAAAGTTGCAATCTCATTGAATTGTCGAAGCTTGATATTCGGAATCGAAAGTGTTTTTCCGTTGAGGTTTTTTAATTCCTTCACTCTTTTCCAACACCAAAAATGATAAATCCCGAGCCCGATTAGGAAGGTCAATTTAAGATGAAACCAAGGTGTTTTTAGTAATCCTGAATTGAGGGAAATCATTGTTAGTCCGCTTAATAACATCAGAATTCCTGCAGGAACTGTAATGATATTCCAAAGTCTGACTGCCATAAAAGTATATTGATTTCTAAGAATCTGCTGTTTCAATTCATCAAACTCATCAGTATCTTTATAATAGACAAACAATCTCACGAGATAGAAAATCCCAGCAAAATAACTTACCATAAAAATAATGTGAATTGCCTTGATAATCGTGTAAAGCATCTACGGATTTTTTGCAAAGATACTTTTTATTGGCTGAAGATAAAATTTGGTTTCAATAATTG is from Epilithonimonas vandammei and encodes:
- a CDS encoding ABC transporter permease subunit, translated to MIAIFKKELWNFFGNWSAWIIIAAFSVISALFLFFFENNFNIFDIGSATLQSFFVLSPWLFMFIIPAISMRTLAEEEQSGTLFWLFSQPVKITEIVGGKFLSVWLVGVLCLLPSLVYYYTVYVLGVPEGNIDGSMTFGSYIGLTILIAAFSAVGILASSLSSNQIMAYLLGVFLCFILYFGIEQLASYKLMGGADYILQNIGFYQHFLAFTRGQIDTRDVCYFLLIIGIALFFATKFVEKKK
- a CDS encoding CopD family protein, with product MLYTIIKAIHIIFMVSYFAGIFYLVRLFVYYKDTDEFDELKQQILRNQYTFMAVRLWNIITVPAGILMLLSGLTMISLNSGLLKTPWFHLKLTFLIGLGIYHFWCWKRVKELKNLNGKTLSIPNIKLRQFNEIATFILFAVVFTVILKYSVIQYWWQLLFGFFGIIILITSIVKVVNKNKKK